A section of the bacterium genome encodes:
- a CDS encoding deoxyribonuclease IV, whose translation MRFGMHLSVGKGIDAVPELARRVGADAYQIFVDSPSSWSYSEWDPAKIARFRERRVELGQGPVVVHTGYLINLGGPKADVFTKSLAALAAEFAKATAVGADYLVLHPGKHLGTGPETGLKKIVAGLARVMEKNPPGAPTLLLEDSEGSGTCLGTTFEELAFLLGGLDEKGPAAGVCLDTAHLWGAGYDLSTPEKVASVLDAFDRVVGLDRLGCFHLNDSSKELGSRTDRHAYLGEGKIGLEPFRALVRDPRVERVAMILEKTGRDEAHCRELIGQLRGLAP comes from the coding sequence ATGCGCTTCGGGATGCACCTCTCGGTGGGGAAGGGGATAGACGCGGTGCCCGAGCTCGCCCGCCGGGTGGGGGCGGACGCGTACCAGATTTTCGTGGATTCGCCCTCGAGCTGGAGCTACTCGGAGTGGGACCCGGCCAAAATCGCCCGGTTCCGCGAGCGGAGGGTGGAGCTGGGGCAGGGCCCCGTCGTGGTCCACACCGGGTACCTCATCAACCTCGGCGGCCCCAAGGCCGACGTTTTTACCAAAAGCCTCGCGGCGCTGGCGGCGGAGTTCGCCAAGGCCACTGCCGTCGGCGCCGACTACCTGGTCCTTCACCCGGGCAAGCACCTGGGGACCGGGCCCGAAACGGGATTGAAAAAAATCGTCGCCGGGCTCGCGCGGGTGATGGAAAAGAACCCCCCCGGCGCGCCGACGCTCCTGTTGGAAGACTCCGAGGGCTCGGGGACCTGCCTGGGGACGACCTTCGAGGAGCTGGCCTTCCTCCTGGGCGGCCTGGACGAAAAGGGGCCGGCGGCGGGCGTCTGCCTGGACACGGCCCACCTGTGGGGCGCCGGCTACGACCTCTCGACACCGGAGAAGGTCGCTTCGGTGCTGGACGCATTCGACCGCGTCGTGGGCCTGGACCGGCTGGGCTGCTTTCACCTCAACGATTCATCGAAGGAGCTCGGCTCGCGCACCGACCGCCACGCGTACCTGGGGGAGGGGAAAATCGGTCTGGAGCCGTTCCGGGCGCTGGTCCGGGACCCGCGCGTGGAGCGCGTGGCCATGATTCTGGAGAAGACGGGCCGGGACGAGGCGCACTGTCGGGAGCTCATCGGTCAACTGCGGGGCCTGGCCCCGTAG